One segment of Nostoc flagelliforme CCNUN1 DNA contains the following:
- a CDS encoding ISL3 family transposase, with protein MVNKKDIKILTELLGLENVKVISHRLHDGIGIILQTESKISNSICPKCGTKSHKLHQNHRYIVKDLPFGDKPVFLEINRRQFKCDKCKKPFSEDLDFVRRKRTYTKRLAHKIIQEVLENDIHSIASKGILTTEEIERILKDASEQLSDSKPLNLKRLGIDEIALVKGKGHYCAVLVDLDTSNLIAILGDVYDGLRLRTQKVIGETLTQWGIEVLEQIEEVSIDLWQGYKNLIIELMPNAQVIADRFHVMTQINKELDTQRKREKRNVEELIKKTKLAEKKAEYEQILLGLKSSKYPLLKNEDNLSEEQLNKLIQVKNISPILKVMHEIKEKFRKIFDNTNDWYTGVFKLGMWLSKAKKYFPKSNNTIIRWFDEVIAYFDNGTNSGVVEGINNKLKLIKRSCYGFRNFENFRVRCLLNWHSFY; from the coding sequence GTGGTCAACAAAAAAGATATTAAAATTCTAACAGAACTTCTTGGTTTAGAGAATGTAAAAGTCATATCACATCGTCTTCATGATGGGATTGGAATTATTTTACAAACCGAATCGAAAATATCAAATAGTATTTGTCCTAAATGTGGTACAAAAAGCCATAAATTGCATCAAAATCATCGATACATTGTTAAAGATTTACCCTTTGGAGACAAACCAGTATTTTTAGAAATTAATAGGCGACAATTCAAATGTGATAAATGTAAAAAACCGTTTAGCGAAGACCTAGATTTTGTGAGAAGAAAAAGGACTTATACAAAACGTCTTGCTCACAAAATAATACAAGAAGTTTTAGAAAACGATATTCACAGTATCGCCTCAAAAGGAATACTGACAACAGAAGAAATAGAACGGATCTTAAAGGATGCATCAGAACAATTATCAGATTCAAAACCTTTAAACTTAAAAAGACTTGGAATTGATGAGATAGCTCTGGTTAAAGGAAAAGGTCACTACTGTGCAGTACTAGTAGATTTAGATACATCAAATCTGATTGCAATTTTAGGCGATGTCTACGACGGGCTACGCCTACGCACACAAAAAGTGATAGGCGAAACCCTCACACAATGGGGAATTGAAGTTTTAGAACAAATAGAAGAAGTAAGTATAGATTTGTGGCAGGGGTATAAAAACTTAATTATAGAATTAATGCCAAATGCTCAAGTTATAGCAGATAGATTTCATGTGATGACACAGATAAATAAAGAGTTAGATACACAAAGGAAAAGAGAAAAACGAAATGTAGAAGAGCTAATCAAAAAAACAAAATTAGCAGAGAAGAAAGCTGAATATGAACAAATATTATTAGGATTAAAAAGTAGTAAATATCCTTTGCTTAAAAATGAAGATAACTTAAGCGAAGAGCAATTGAATAAACTTATTCAAGTTAAAAATATATCTCCTATTTTGAAAGTAATGCATGAAATAAAAGAAAAGTTTAGAAAAATTTTTGATAATACAAATGATTGGTATACGGGAGTGTTTAAACTAGGTATGTGGTTGTCGAAAGCTAAAAAATATTTCCCAAAAAGTAACAATACTATTATCCGTTGGTTTGATGAAGTTATTGCTTACTTTGATAATGGGACAAATAGTGGTGTGGTTGAAGGAATTAATAACAAACTTAAACTGATTAAACGTTCTTGTTATGGATTTAGAAATTTTGAAAACTTCAGAGTTAGATGTTTATTAAATTGGCATTCTTTTTATTAG
- a CDS encoding 2TM domain-containing protein, translating into MTYDSEDVQKILQIALARKQEGGFSREQLREMASDLGISSDILEATENKWLAEEEEERLRRTFNTFRRRTFRANLVSFVAVNLFLILLNLITSPSYFWAIFPVLGWGLGLFFHWWSVYQSKSDGYEIAFQNWRAKI; encoded by the coding sequence ATGACTTACGATTCAGAAGATGTACAAAAAATCCTTCAAATAGCACTCGCTCGTAAACAGGAAGGTGGATTTTCACGAGAACAGCTTAGAGAAATGGCATCTGACTTAGGTATCTCTTCTGATATTTTGGAAGCAACTGAAAACAAGTGGTTAGCTGAAGAAGAAGAGGAACGTTTGCGACGCACATTTAATACTTTCCGACGCAGAACCTTTAGGGCAAATTTAGTTAGCTTTGTAGCGGTAAATTTATTCCTTATTCTTTTGAATCTAATAACTAGTCCTAGTTATTTTTGGGCTATCTTCCCAGTATTAGGATGGGGGTTAGGACTATTTTTTCATTGGTGGAGTGTTTATCAGAGTAAATCGGATGGTTATGAGATAGCTTTTCAGAATTGGCGTGCAAAAATTTAA
- a CDS encoding phasin family protein, producing MDSNNWLQQLMMVGLGTTSLVGEKLRQVSDDLVKDGKLNPEQAKAVIDDIAQQLKSEQGNFDVQMQRQMRNMMQDLGVARQSEVDELRGRIDRLERQLRDLENKLWR from the coding sequence ATGGACAGCAACAACTGGTTGCAACAGTTAATGATGGTGGGTCTTGGCACAACGTCTTTAGTAGGAGAAAAACTGCGCCAAGTCAGCGATGATTTAGTTAAAGACGGTAAGCTCAATCCTGAGCAAGCCAAGGCGGTAATAGATGATATTGCTCAACAATTAAAGTCGGAGCAGGGAAACTTCGATGTCCAAATGCAACGGCAAATGCGAAATATGATGCAAGATTTGGGGGTAGCTCGCCAGTCGGAAGTGGACGAACTGCGCGGTAGAATTGATCGTTTAGAGCGTCAATTGCGCGATTTAGAAAATAAGCTTTGGCGTTAG
- a CDS encoding FKBP-type peptidyl-prolyl cis-trans isomerase, with product MKAIFLSVAFMLACVVLLAVGQVGSKQNTAIAAELTQTLPAPTTLTENNTLIASNTMSDANAATTPSSGDNVVTTPSGLKYVELKEGTGATPQPGQTVEVHYVGTLENGTKFDSSRDRGQPFSFKIGVGQVIKGWDEGLSTMKVGGRRQLIIPSELGYGARGAGGVIPPNATLLFDVELLGVK from the coding sequence TTGAAAGCAATTTTCCTCAGCGTGGCGTTCATGCTGGCGTGTGTTGTACTTTTGGCTGTAGGGCAAGTAGGCAGTAAACAGAATACTGCCATTGCTGCCGAGTTAACCCAAACGCTGCCAGCGCCCACAACTTTAACTGAAAATAATACTCTAATTGCGAGTAATACTATGTCTGATGCTAATGCCGCAACTACCCCCTCGTCTGGTGATAATGTCGTAACTACCCCCTCTGGATTAAAGTATGTCGAGTTAAAAGAGGGGACTGGGGCGACTCCTCAACCTGGACAAACGGTTGAAGTTCACTATGTCGGCACTCTAGAAAATGGTACTAAGTTTGATAGTTCACGCGATCGCGGCCAACCCTTCAGCTTTAAAATTGGCGTTGGACAGGTAATCAAAGGTTGGGACGAAGGACTTAGCACCATGAAAGTAGGCGGTCGTCGTCAGTTAATCATCCCCTCTGAGTTAGGCTATGGCGCTCGTGGTGCTGGTGGCGTGATTCCACCCAACGCTACTCTGCTGTTTGATGTGGAATTGCTTGGAGTTAAGTAG